In a single window of the Callithrix jacchus isolate 240 chromosome 1, calJac240_pri, whole genome shotgun sequence genome:
- the MIF gene encoding macrophage migration inhibitory factor translates to MPMFIVNTNVPRASVPDGFLSELTQQLAQATGKPPQYIAVHVVPDQLMAFGGSSDPCALCSLHSIGKIGGAQNRSYSKLLCGLLAERLRISPDRVYINYYDMNASNVGWNNSTFA, encoded by the exons ATGCCGATGTTCATCGTAAACACCAACGTGCCCCGGGCTTCTGTGCCGGACGGGTTCCTCTCCGAGCTCACCCAACAGCTGGCGCAGGCCACCGGCAAGCCGCCCCAG TACATCGCAGTGCACGTGGTCCCGGACCAGCTCATGGCCTTTGGCGGTTCCAGCGATCCGTGCGCGCTCTGCAGCCTGCACAGCATAGGCAAGATTGGCGGCGCGCAGAACCGCTCCTACAGCAAGTTGCTGTGTGGCCTGCTGGCCGAGCGCCTGCGCATCAGCCCGGACAG GGTCTACATCAACTATTACGACATGAACGCCTCAAACGTGGGCTGGAACAACTCGACCTTCGCCTAA